In Numidum massiliense, a single genomic region encodes these proteins:
- a CDS encoding DEAD/DEAH box helicase, whose product MTTFYELGLSFPITRAIGNMGFEEATPIQLETIPKALQGVDIIGQAQTGTGKTAAFGIPLIELVDADVHKIQAVVITPTRELAIQVAEELNKIGQFKQVRALPIYGGQQIDRQIRALKKRPQVIVGTPGRLIDHMRRRTIRFDDTTCVVLDEADEMLNMGFIEDIETILQEIPNERQTLLFSATMPKTIQHLAEKFMKDPELIRIKAKEMTVPNIEQHVIEVREREKFDVLCRLLDIQLPELAIVFGRTKRRVDELYESLNKRGYSVEGIHGDLSQLKRSRVLRQFKTGDIDVLVATDVAARGLDISGVTHVYNFDIPQDPESYVHRVGRTGRAGKAGIATTFVTPREVGLLKKIEQVSKRKMVRKPIPTLAEAFEGQQRVAMEKLLAVVDAGDTAAYKQLATNLLGDHDSVTLLSAALKMITKEPDTSPVQLTAEKPLWEKPFKGKGKGKWPHSGRQDGRNRKRGGGAFVPRKGKGKRAR is encoded by the coding sequence GTGACAACTTTTTATGAGTTAGGATTGAGTTTTCCCATAACCCGCGCCATTGGCAATATGGGCTTTGAAGAAGCGACGCCGATCCAACTGGAGACGATCCCGAAGGCGTTGCAAGGGGTGGATATTATCGGTCAGGCGCAGACGGGAACAGGGAAAACAGCCGCTTTCGGAATCCCGCTGATCGAGCTAGTAGACGCAGACGTGCACAAAATTCAGGCGGTCGTGATTACGCCGACGAGGGAATTGGCTATACAAGTTGCGGAAGAACTAAATAAGATTGGCCAGTTTAAACAGGTTCGCGCTTTGCCGATTTATGGTGGGCAACAAATTGACCGACAAATAAGAGCACTAAAGAAACGGCCGCAGGTAATCGTCGGAACGCCCGGTCGATTGATCGATCACATGCGGCGGCGCACCATTCGGTTTGACGATACGACGTGCGTCGTGTTGGACGAAGCGGATGAAATGCTTAACATGGGTTTCATTGAGGATATTGAAACAATTTTGCAGGAAATCCCGAACGAACGACAAACGTTGCTGTTTTCCGCGACGATGCCGAAAACGATTCAGCACTTAGCGGAGAAATTTATGAAAGACCCCGAACTTATAAGAATCAAAGCAAAGGAAATGACCGTCCCCAACATCGAGCAACACGTGATCGAAGTGCGCGAAAGGGAGAAATTTGATGTACTCTGTCGCTTGCTGGACATTCAATTACCCGAACTGGCGATCGTCTTTGGGCGGACCAAACGGCGGGTAGATGAGCTATATGAGTCTTTGAACAAGCGCGGTTACTCCGTTGAGGGCATTCACGGCGATTTGAGCCAGCTGAAACGGTCGAGAGTGTTGCGACAGTTTAAAACAGGTGATATCGACGTGTTAGTCGCAACGGACGTGGCCGCACGCGGCCTCGACATTAGCGGGGTCACCCATGTGTACAACTTCGATATCCCGCAAGACCCGGAGAGTTATGTCCACCGAGTCGGGCGAACGGGGCGCGCGGGCAAGGCAGGGATCGCCACGACGTTCGTCACGCCGCGCGAAGTTGGGCTGCTTAAAAAAATCGAGCAAGTGAGTAAGCGCAAAATGGTGCGCAAGCCGATTCCGACGTTAGCTGAGGCGTTCGAAGGTCAGCAGCGGGTCGCGATGGAGAAACTGCTTGCCGTTGTCGATGCAGGCGATACGGCGGCGTACAAACAGTTGGCGACCAATTTGTTAGGAGACCACGACTCGGTGACCCTCCTTTCCGCTGCTCTAAAAATGATTACGAAAGAACCGGATACGAGTCCCGTTCAGTTAACAGCCGAAAAACCGCTGTGGGAAAAGCCGTTTAAAGGAAAGGGAAAAGGAAAATGGCCGCACAGCGGCCGCCAAGACGGGCGCAATCGCAAACGGGGAGGCGGTGCGTTTGTTCCCCGCAAGGGGAAAGGGAAACGGGCCCGTTAA
- a CDS encoding MATE family efflux transporter yields the protein MALISAKTPQTKKDIRREIAWLAFPAIGEMMLQMIVSMTDVAFVGRLGANELAAIGIATNIFFTLLFIFAAIGVGATAIIARAFGAGDAKQANYVAGQAFTLGLGIAAVASLLGFFYAESLMGFFSRDPEVIAHGVAYLEVVALPSVFMLVYFVMRGVVIGSGNTKLPLLLAVLISIINITGNYVLIYGKWGFPRLGVAGAAWSTSLSLSVASLILIAVMFSGKIRVHLQFRDVIRPHWQTMKRILRLSIPAQLEELMRGGGNLLVTLIISLSMGALAYAAHTVAISVESLSFMPGIGFAIASTALVGQALGAKLHERAERIGWEATKMTVAVMSVFGLTFLVLSEPIVRLFTNDATVIPIAALLIKISALEQPLMALEFVLAGALRGAGDTRWALYITLIGNWCIRIPGLLLVVFVFGGGIYAIWVVFVIDWLIRASIAVWRFRSGKWKTIDV from the coding sequence GTGGCTCTTATATCAGCTAAAACACCGCAAACAAAAAAAGATATTCGCCGCGAAATCGCCTGGCTCGCCTTTCCTGCGATCGGGGAAATGATGCTGCAAATGATCGTCAGTATGACCGACGTCGCCTTCGTCGGTCGGTTAGGTGCTAACGAGCTCGCAGCGATCGGCATCGCGACAAACATATTTTTTACCCTCTTGTTTATTTTTGCCGCTATCGGCGTCGGCGCTACCGCGATTATCGCGCGTGCATTCGGGGCAGGTGACGCCAAACAGGCGAACTATGTCGCCGGACAGGCGTTTACACTCGGGCTCGGCATCGCTGCCGTCGCCTCATTACTCGGTTTTTTTTACGCCGAGTCGTTGATGGGCTTTTTCTCACGGGATCCGGAAGTGATCGCACACGGTGTGGCATACCTCGAAGTGGTCGCCCTTCCGTCCGTTTTTATGCTCGTCTATTTCGTCATGCGCGGGGTCGTCATCGGGTCGGGGAACACGAAACTCCCTTTGTTGCTCGCCGTGCTCATCTCGATCATTAACATTACGGGCAACTACGTGTTAATTTACGGGAAATGGGGTTTTCCACGGCTTGGAGTCGCCGGTGCCGCTTGGTCGACGTCACTTTCGCTATCGGTCGCCAGCCTCATTCTCATTGCGGTCATGTTCAGCGGCAAAATACGTGTGCACTTACAGTTTCGCGATGTCATACGCCCGCACTGGCAGACGATGAAGCGCATTTTGCGCTTAAGTATTCCCGCCCAGTTGGAAGAGCTGATGCGCGGCGGCGGGAACTTACTCGTCACCTTAATCATCAGCCTCAGTATGGGCGCACTCGCATACGCGGCACACACAGTCGCAATTTCCGTCGAATCGCTATCGTTCATGCCAGGAATCGGCTTTGCCATCGCTTCGACTGCCTTAGTCGGGCAGGCGCTCGGGGCTAAACTTCACGAGCGAGCCGAACGCATCGGCTGGGAAGCGACGAAAATGACGGTCGCCGTCATGAGTGTGTTCGGACTCACTTTTTTAGTGTTATCCGAACCGATCGTCCGCCTGTTTACAAACGACGCCACCGTCATTCCAATCGCTGCGTTATTAATCAAAATCTCTGCCCTCGAACAGCCGCTCATGGCGTTAGAATTTGTACTCGCTGGCGCGCTACGCGGCGCAGGTGACACGCGCTGGGCACTGTACATTACGCTAATCGGCAACTGGTGCATTCGCATCCCCGGTTTGCTCTTGGTCGTATTCGTCTTCGGAGGGGGCATTTACGCGATTTGGGTCGTTTTCGTCATCGATTGGCTCATCCGCGCGTCGATCGCTGTATGGCGTTTCCGCTCTGGTAAGTGGAAAACGATCGATGTATAA
- a CDS encoding GNAT family N-acetyltransferase: MVNIRSFKLSDYRDVIEIWSQTATEEREAQTLNTLANQLAHDRDLVLVAEHNSEVVGAIMGTKDGSRGFFYCLAVNPAYQNQGIGRQLVAALEARFYQKGAKKLLIMVDDGTKKLMEFYHNLGFQCTCSSALEKEVYFHYEADPPVLSN, encoded by the coding sequence ATGGTAAACATTCGTTCTTTTAAACTTTCTGATTATCGGGATGTCATTGAGATTTGGTCCCAAACCGCCACAGAGGAAAGAGAGGCCCAGACATTAAATACGTTGGCCAACCAACTCGCCCACGACCGCGATTTAGTCCTCGTCGCTGAGCACAATAGCGAAGTGGTAGGAGCGATTATGGGGACGAAAGACGGCAGCCGTGGCTTTTTTTACTGTTTAGCGGTTAATCCCGCCTACCAGAACCAAGGGATCGGACGCCAGCTCGTCGCGGCACTCGAGGCACGGTTTTACCAAAAGGGTGCCAAAAAGCTACTCATCATGGTTGACGACGGTACAAAGAAGTTAATGGAATTTTACCACAATCTCGGTTTTCAATGTACCTGCTCAAGCGCCTTGGAGAAAGAAGTGTATTTTCACTATGAAGCGGACCCACCAGTATTGTCTAACTAA
- the proB gene encoding glutamate 5-kinase translates to MDEGIAVVKIGSSSLATADGELSLPKMRRIVRQIAYMRRRGMRVVVISSGAVACGYRLLGLNTRPQSVKEKQAAAAVGQGILIEHYRQSFNDYGVEVAQVLLTRSDFSDRERCGNAFHTINLLLTRGIVPIINENDSVSTAEIRWGDNDFLAAQTAGFLQACWLILATTADGLYTKDPVRDAEAKPIPYLDTVSDSLLASLGSTRSKYGTGGMRSKLQAARYASSLGVKVYIGRAGAAETWLADVVAGDGTGTYVGADIDPDESSHAPTPGRKRQWIAYLSQVKGRLVVDAGAAYVLKRGHASLLPCGVVRVEGEFRAGDVVEVAGECGEPFGRGVVNYAASVLRQVKGLQTQEIVRRLPEQAAEVIHRDNWVHVLKMRPAKERV, encoded by the coding sequence GTGGACGAAGGGATTGCGGTTGTAAAAATTGGAAGTTCATCGCTTGCGACAGCTGACGGTGAATTATCGCTGCCTAAAATGCGACGCATCGTGCGACAAATTGCTTACATGCGACGCCGCGGGATGCGGGTCGTCGTCATCTCTTCCGGTGCAGTCGCCTGCGGTTACCGCCTGCTCGGTTTGAATACTCGTCCGCAGTCGGTGAAAGAAAAACAAGCGGCGGCCGCGGTCGGGCAAGGCATTTTAATCGAGCACTACCGACAGTCGTTCAACGACTACGGAGTCGAAGTGGCGCAAGTGCTGTTGACGCGCAGCGACTTTTCCGACCGCGAGCGGTGTGGGAATGCCTTTCATACGATCAACTTATTGCTTACGCGCGGCATCGTCCCAATTATTAATGAGAACGATTCGGTGTCGACAGCGGAAATCCGTTGGGGAGATAACGATTTTTTGGCGGCGCAAACGGCCGGTTTTTTGCAGGCGTGCTGGTTAATACTCGCGACGACGGCGGACGGGTTGTACACGAAAGATCCGGTACGCGATGCGGAAGCGAAGCCGATCCCTTATTTAGACACAGTGAGCGATTCGCTGTTGGCCAGCTTAGGGTCGACGCGCAGTAAGTACGGCACGGGGGGGATGCGCTCGAAGCTTCAGGCGGCGCGGTATGCATCCTCGCTCGGGGTCAAGGTGTACATTGGGCGCGCAGGTGCAGCGGAAACGTGGTTAGCGGATGTCGTCGCCGGGGACGGGACGGGAACGTACGTCGGTGCGGACATCGACCCGGACGAAAGCTCGCACGCGCCGACTCCCGGGCGAAAACGGCAGTGGATTGCCTACCTCTCGCAAGTAAAAGGGCGTCTCGTCGTCGATGCGGGAGCAGCGTACGTCTTGAAACGTGGTCACGCCAGTTTGTTGCCGTGTGGCGTCGTGCGCGTCGAAGGTGAGTTTCGTGCGGGCGACGTCGTCGAAGTGGCGGGGGAATGCGGCGAGCCGTTCGGGAGGGGTGTCGTCAATTATGCGGCATCCGTCCTCCGTCAAGTAAAAGGTCTTCAGACGCAAGAAATCGTTCGGCGTTTGCCAGAACAAGCAGCCGAAGTCATTCACCGCGACAATTGGGTACACGTGCTAAAAATGCGCCCAGCAAAGGAGAGAGTGTAG